Proteins encoded in a region of the Mucispirillum schaedleri ASF457 genome:
- a CDS encoding undecaprenyl-diphosphate phosphatase, translating into MSIVSAVILGILQGLTEFLPVSSSGHLAIGKHILDFESPDMLFDVMLHAATLLVVLIYFRRRVFLVIKAFFGIFFKRFQKDYFENKRFLWGIIIASIPTAVIGLAFEKYVLAYFETVVFVGYALIATSILLVISDNFHGRDRVTAGKSFMVGIAQGLAVTPGISRSGTTIAVSCMLGIERDEAAEFSFLLSVPAIIGAMILQIKDAAITNVDMLIPYGAGMAAAFISGFIVIGIMMAFIRSAQLKFFAIYCLILGLIVVIFL; encoded by the coding sequence ATGAGTATAGTAAGTGCAGTAATTTTAGGAATTTTGCAAGGTTTGACGGAATTTTTACCAGTAAGCAGTTCAGGGCATTTAGCAATAGGAAAACATATATTAGACTTTGAATCACCAGATATGCTTTTTGATGTAATGCTGCATGCAGCCACACTGCTTGTTGTTTTAATCTATTTCCGCAGGCGTGTATTTCTAGTAATTAAAGCATTCTTTGGCATATTTTTTAAACGGTTTCAAAAAGATTATTTTGAAAATAAAAGATTTTTATGGGGTATCATTATTGCATCAATACCTACAGCAGTAATAGGGCTTGCATTTGAAAAATATGTCCTTGCATACTTTGAAACAGTAGTTTTTGTAGGATATGCATTAATTGCAACATCTATCCTTTTAGTTATATCAGATAATTTTCACGGCAGGGACAGGGTAACAGCAGGCAAAAGTTTTATGGTAGGCATTGCACAGGGGCTTGCAGTTACTCCCGGCATATCAAGAAGCGGCACAACAATAGCTGTAAGCTGTATGCTTGGTATAGAAAGAGATGAGGCAGCAGAATTTTCATTTCTGCTTTCAGTGCCTGCCATTATTGGGGCTATGATTTTACAGATTAAGGATGCAGCAATAACAAATGTTGATATGCTTATTCCATATGGAGCAGGAATGGCAGCGGCTTTTATATCAGGTTTTATAGTGATAGGAATAATGATGGCGTTTATTAGAAGTGCACAGCTTAAATTCTTTGCCATATACTGCCTGATATTAGGTTTAATAGTGGTTATATTCTTATGA
- the thrC gene encoding threonine synthase, which yields MRYKSTRGGVSGLSFEEAVMMGLASDGGLLIPEKIPLLNEKDLKHLFELPYTKLAYEIINRYQDGIPSNDLMAIIQKSYAKYDTVNMIPVRKAAGMRIAELYHGPTYSFKDVALQFLGNLFEYILTKKGQKLNILGATSGDTGSAAIYGVKGRKNINVFMLYPANRVSHVQEMQMTTTESPNVFCLEIGGNFDNCQDLVKSTFNDLEFKEELNLGAVNSINWARILAQTVYYFWIYFKTVHRVGDEINIIVPTGNFGNVFAGYLARKMGLPIAKLMIATNRNNILTRTVKFGDYSIERVHPTISPAMDIQIASNFERYLYYLYGGDCEKVTDAMELLRVEKEIDIRGHLLGQLQRDFIAGEASDDDMKDTIRKVFAQSDYMIDPHTACGVYVANQMDIVADNTVCLSTAHPAKFPDVIHEVLGAWPEIPDGLRDLEERQKVSYKIMPELQDLKSFISQHAK from the coding sequence ATGCGTTATAAAAGCACAAGAGGCGGGGTATCAGGTCTTTCATTTGAAGAAGCTGTTATGATGGGGCTTGCAAGTGACGGCGGTCTTTTAATACCTGAAAAAATACCACTTTTAAATGAAAAAGATTTAAAGCACTTATTTGAACTTCCTTATACAAAACTTGCTTATGAAATTATAAACAGGTATCAGGATGGTATTCCATCAAATGACCTTATGGCTATTATTCAAAAAAGCTATGCAAAATATGATACTGTTAATATGATACCTGTAAGAAAAGCTGCAGGTATGCGTATTGCAGAGCTTTATCATGGACCTACATACTCTTTTAAAGATGTGGCACTGCAGTTTTTAGGAAATCTTTTTGAATATATATTAACAAAAAAGGGTCAAAAACTTAATATTTTAGGTGCAACAAGCGGTGATACAGGCAGTGCTGCAATATATGGTGTAAAAGGCAGGAAAAATATAAATGTTTTTATGCTTTATCCTGCAAACAGAGTAAGTCATGTGCAGGAAATGCAGATGACTACTACAGAATCGCCTAATGTATTCTGTTTAGAAATTGGTGGTAATTTTGATAACTGTCAGGATTTAGTGAAAAGCACATTTAATGATTTAGAGTTTAAAGAAGAGCTTAATCTTGGTGCAGTTAATTCTATTAACTGGGCAAGGATTTTAGCACAGACTGTATATTATTTCTGGATATATTTTAAAACTGTCCACAGAGTGGGTGATGAAATAAATATTATAGTGCCAACAGGTAACTTTGGTAATGTTTTTGCAGGATATTTAGCTCGTAAAATGGGGCTGCCTATTGCAAAACTTATGATAGCAACTAACAGAAATAATATATTAACAAGGACAGTTAAATTTGGCGATTACAGCATAGAAAGGGTGCATCCTACAATTAGTCCAGCTATGGATATACAAATTGCAAGCAATTTTGAAAGGTATCTTTACTATCTTTATGGTGGAGACTGTGAAAAAGTTACAGATGCTATGGAGCTTTTAAGGGTAGAAAAAGAGATAGATATTAGAGGTCATTTATTAGGTCAGCTGCAGAGAGATTTTATTGCAGGGGAAGCATCTGATGATGACATGAAAGATACTATAAGAAAAGTTTTTGCTCAGTCAGACTATATGATAGACCCACATACTGCATGCGGAGTATATGTTGCAAATCAGATGGATATAGTTGCAGATAATACAGTATGTCTATCAACGGCCCACCCTGCAAAATTTCCAGATGTAATACATGAAGTGTTAGGTGCATGGCCAGAAATACCAGATGGTCTTCGTGATTTAGAAGAAAGGCAGAAAGTTTCATATAAAATAATGCCTGAATTACAGGACTTAAAAAGTTTTATTTCTCAGCATGCAAAATAA
- the purM gene encoding phosphoribosylformylglycinamidine cyclo-ligase: MSRHGETQKTGYRQSGVDIDEGNRFISLIKSSVDSTKINGVIGGIGGFAGLFSLAEFKDMEEPVLVSGADGVGTKLKVALMSEKYDAVGIDLVAMSVNDLLVTGAKPLFFLDYVAVGKLIPETMKDVVLGVSKGCKDAGCALLGGETAEMPGLYVNKDFDLAGFAVGIVDRKKIIDGSSIKDGDVIIGISSSGFHSNGYSLLRNVLFNDKGYKASDIFYDDVTVAEALLIPTKIYAKVVQKVVSQVNVKGMVHITGGGFYDNIPRVLPKDISAEIDVSAMEMPKVIKRFAEVSDIDKHELYRVFNMGVGYIFVVSPEDKDNVIKAAQDAGEKAFIIGKAVKGDNTVKIKGIDFD, from the coding sequence ATGAGTAGGCATGGTGAAACACAGAAAACAGGTTATAGACAAAGTGGAGTTGATATTGATGAAGGTAACAGGTTTATTTCACTTATTAAATCATCAGTAGACAGCACCAAAATAAATGGAGTGATAGGTGGTATAGGCGGTTTTGCAGGGCTTTTCAGTCTGGCAGAATTTAAAGATATGGAAGAGCCTGTTCTTGTTTCTGGTGCAGATGGTGTCGGCACAAAACTAAAAGTAGCTTTAATGAGTGAAAAATATGATGCAGTGGGTATTGATTTAGTTGCAATGAGTGTAAATGACCTGCTTGTAACTGGTGCAAAACCATTATTTTTCTTAGATTATGTGGCTGTTGGTAAATTAATACCTGAAACTATGAAAGATGTTGTGCTTGGAGTCTCAAAAGGCTGTAAAGATGCAGGCTGTGCTTTACTTGGCGGTGAAACTGCTGAAATGCCCGGGCTTTATGTTAATAAAGACTTTGATTTAGCAGGATTTGCAGTAGGAATTGTTGACAGGAAAAAAATAATAGACGGCTCATCTATTAAAGATGGTGATGTAATTATTGGTATTTCCAGTTCAGGCTTCCACAGTAATGGTTATTCCCTGCTTAGAAATGTATTATTTAATGATAAGGGATATAAAGCATCGGATATTTTTTATGATGATGTAACAGTGGCAGAAGCCCTGCTTATCCCTACAAAAATATATGCAAAAGTAGTGCAGAAAGTTGTAAGTCAAGTTAATGTAAAAGGTATGGTGCATATTACTGGCGGCGGTTTTTATGATAATATACCTAGAGTTCTGCCAAAAGATATTTCTGCAGAGATTGATGTATCAGCTATGGAAATGCCAAAAGTTATTAAAAGATTTGCAGAAGTTTCTGATATTGATAAGCATGAGCTTTATCGTGTATTTAATATGGGTGTGGGCTATATATTTGTTGTATCACCTGAAGATAAAGATAATGTAATAAAAGCGGCACAAGATGCTGGTGAAAAAGCATTTATTATAGGTAAAGCAGTAAAAGGTGACAATACAGTTAAAATAAAAGGGATAGATTTTGATTAA
- the ispF gene encoding 2-C-methyl-D-erythritol 2,4-cyclodiphosphate synthase: MDIKCGIGFDAHKFDETRKLFLGGIEIPYSKGLLGHSDADVLIHAVIDSLAGPAFGKDIGMLFPDNDDEYKDIDSKILLQRVAEMIYYDDWRISHIDAEVIAQEPKLMPYIPEMQRVLAEIMGIKTTSITIKATTTEKMGFTGRGEGIAAIASSILIKGA; encoded by the coding sequence ATGGATATTAAGTGTGGAATAGGTTTTGATGCTCATAAGTTTGATGAAACAAGAAAACTTTTTTTAGGCGGTATAGAGATACCTTACAGTAAAGGTCTTTTAGGGCACAGTGATGCAGATGTATTAATACATGCAGTCATTGACAGTCTTGCAGGTCCTGCTTTTGGAAAAGATATAGGTATGCTTTTTCCAGATAATGATGATGAGTATAAAGATATAGATTCTAAAATACTTTTGCAGCGTGTGGCTGAAATGATATACTATGATGACTGGCGTATTTCTCATATTGATGCAGAAGTGATTGCTCAAGAACCAAAACTTATGCCATACATACCAGAGATGCAGAGAGTTTTGGCTGAAATTATGGGTATAAAAACCACATCTATAACAATAAAAGCCACAACTACAGAAAAAATGGGCTTTACAGGCAGAGGGGAAGGAATAGCTGCCATTGCCTCATCAATATTGATTAAGGGAGCTTAA
- the purN gene encoding phosphoribosylglycinamide formyltransferase, with translation MLINIAVFISGRGSNFLALLKNIENGALKDCRIAVVFSNNPNAKGLEYAANAGIKTIIIPSKNRDDRKEYDKEIIDALAEYDIDLICLAGYMRIVTSELVEAYKNKIMNIHPALLPSFPGLHAQKQALDYGVKVSGCTVHFVDCGMDTGAVILQKTVPVYDNDTEDTLSARILEQEHTAYTEAVALYAAGRLKVSGRKVGVLDK, from the coding sequence ATTTTGATTAATATAGCAGTATTTATTTCAGGCAGGGGGAGCAATTTCCTTGCTCTGCTTAAAAATATAGAAAATGGTGCTTTAAAAGACTGCCGCATAGCAGTTGTATTTTCAAATAACCCAAATGCAAAAGGGCTTGAATATGCAGCAAATGCTGGTATAAAAACAATTATTATACCATCAAAAAACAGAGATGACAGGAAAGAGTATGATAAAGAAATTATAGATGCTCTTGCAGAATATGATATTGATTTAATATGCTTGGCAGGCTATATGCGGATAGTAACAAGTGAGCTTGTAGAAGCATATAAAAATAAGATTATGAATATTCATCCAGCATTACTTCCTTCTTTTCCCGGTCTTCATGCTCAAAAACAGGCTTTAGATTACGGTGTAAAAGTTTCAGGCTGCACAGTTCATTTTGTAGACTGTGGTATGGATACCGGTGCTGTAATTCTGCAGAAAACAGTTCCTGTATATGATAATGATACAGAAGATACATTATCTGCCAGAATATTAGAGCAGGAACATACTGCATATACAGAAGCTGTTGCATTATATGCAGCGGGCAGGCTTAAAGTATCTGGCAGAAAAGTAGGAGTATTGGATAAATAA
- a CDS encoding M16 family metallopeptidase encodes MKKLNILIIVIVLLVLANMTVMVFLSGGSKMAENNGAAVLTKHRDFTKTVTIQLMIKGGLFAENKENNGIGSLFSRVWVKSNKVLETVEFYGGSVSAKVSPFALEVRLSVPSDKIDKVYNDFAAFLAAPEFKEDIFEREKMQHIDELRTSLDNPNLIAQNGFMALAFKGSPYEMPVEGMVESVEKITFEDIKNYYKNNIKASYIVAVIAGNFDKGLEVSLNSTIAKLDKGYPYVYDCSNSAILEERRQEVVDSRIQQAKVYVGYTAPDAGSDDYAALKVLTDILGGGMSSRYFTEIRKNSSYAYAVGAGYPTRYCSSRFFISMGLDYKNVESAINKIDEINLNLDKTITEEEIEKARKSIIGSSLMETQSNGSLAWVMAFYETMGLGADYYEKYVDTLKHINKDALLKAAEIFKTPKAVYILKPENEKEEK; translated from the coding sequence ATGAAGAAGCTGAATATATTAATAATAGTTATAGTGCTTTTAGTGCTTGCAAATATGACAGTTATGGTATTCCTTTCAGGAGGCAGTAAGATGGCAGAAAATAATGGTGCCGCAGTTTTAACAAAACATAGAGATTTTACAAAAACAGTTACTATACAATTAATGATAAAAGGCGGCTTATTTGCTGAAAATAAAGAAAACAATGGTATAGGCTCACTTTTCAGCAGAGTATGGGTAAAAAGTAATAAAGTATTAGAAACAGTAGAGTTTTACGGCGGAAGTGTTAGTGCAAAAGTTTCACCATTTGCATTAGAAGTAAGGCTTTCTGTGCCAAGTGATAAAATAGATAAAGTATATAACGATTTTGCAGCTTTTTTAGCAGCTCCAGAATTTAAGGAAGATATTTTTGAAAGAGAAAAAATGCAGCATATAGATGAGCTTAGAACTTCACTTGATAACCCAAATTTAATTGCACAAAATGGGTTTATGGCTCTTGCATTTAAAGGCTCCCCTTATGAAATGCCTGTGGAAGGTATGGTAGAAAGTGTTGAAAAAATAACATTTGAAGATATTAAAAATTATTATAAAAATAATATTAAAGCATCATACATTGTGGCAGTGATAGCTGGTAATTTTGATAAGGGGCTTGAAGTTTCATTAAACTCAACTATTGCTAAACTTGATAAAGGATATCCTTATGTATATGACTGCAGCAATTCTGCTATTTTAGAAGAAAGAAGGCAGGAAGTAGTAGATTCTAGAATACAGCAGGCAAAAGTATATGTAGGTTATACTGCACCAGATGCAGGAAGTGATGATTATGCTGCATTAAAAGTGCTTACAGATATTCTTGGCGGTGGTATGAGTTCCAGATATTTTACAGAAATCCGTAAAAATTCAAGCTATGCTTATGCTGTTGGAGCAGGCTATCCAACAAGATACTGTTCTTCAAGATTTTTTATTTCTATGGGGCTTGATTATAAAAATGTAGAATCAGCAATAAATAAAATAGATGAAATCAACTTAAATCTTGATAAAACAATAACAGAAGAAGAAATAGAAAAAGCAAGAAAATCTATAATAGGCTCATCACTTATGGAAACACAGTCAAATGGCAGTCTGGCATGGGTAATGGCATTTTATGAAACAATGGGGCTTGGTGCAGATTATTATGAAAAATATGTTGATACATTAAAACATATTAATAAAGATGCACTTTTAAAAGCAGCAGAAATATTTAAAACTCCAAAAGCAGTATACATACTAAAACCAGAAAATGAAAAAGAAGAAAAATAA
- a CDS encoding response regulator has protein sequence MKSKVLLIDDSVTIHRVIDLSIDVDRYDIVKVFSKEDAALKMQSEQYDYILLDNKLDNIVISEYIKELKTAQTSAYIILLVGAFDRFDESDLEKTGADDYLVKPFDSQSLNEKLSSDADMMPAGIVEKIAEADFARDNDDYITPTASLTTGDVIDGLSKKEYLENLEEVQPDDLTDNGYAEDLDTAAPSLELDNSSQESEESSGTAENEVIEESLEEDTSTVIENNNEETENSALDDTAEAAPFEEPVLEPEPVIQNEEETIETENNEEVLNIPEAEENSADNEDISLTEEISEETAPENNEEIEIPDNITAVHNPVLPDIDDAADISDEYVMQDNLEEIDDISQNEMLDEFPDFPEVDDISTDEMQDSQDIENIQAQETENIEELSDENSINETSSEEMQEVSDNTPAKTEEQETLLVDDDDWLSDTPSTQEENTADMQMEEAHVDLSEESLAENQEAVEDNELIDNALQEEAAAAPVQEETEIQEQVEPEEAPVMLDENTADETAVEDDMQDLDIQEQSQEDLSEENATDELSEMPSEEAFDIENEKTEEENIAEEPVEPLSEETIEESAEDTSFDMPEVKAEDAAEVNEDTALEETSLSVQEEMKQEPANIQQTEVKQAEEYSPETSGRFGGITVTISRDEIIAMLGNAIDKHFLEEAVKEVIAANMKDIVRNIVPAIAEKYIKEEIERLKNDE, from the coding sequence ATGAAAAGTAAAGTTCTTCTTATTGATGACAGTGTTACAATACACCGAGTGATTGACCTTTCTATTGATGTAGACAGGTATGACATTGTTAAAGTTTTTTCCAAAGAAGATGCAGCTTTAAAAATGCAGTCTGAGCAGTATGATTATATTCTGCTTGATAATAAGCTTGATAATATTGTTATCTCAGAATACATTAAGGAGCTGAAAACAGCACAGACATCAGCATATATCATACTTCTTGTAGGTGCATTTGACAGGTTTGATGAGAGTGATTTGGAAAAAACAGGTGCAGATGATTATCTTGTTAAGCCTTTTGATTCTCAGTCATTAAATGAAAAATTATCATCTGATGCAGATATGATGCCTGCAGGTATTGTTGAAAAAATAGCTGAAGCAGATTTTGCCAGAGATAATGATGACTATATTACTCCAACAGCATCTTTAACTACTGGTGATGTTATAGATGGACTTTCAAAAAAAGAATATTTAGAAAATTTAGAAGAAGTGCAGCCTGATGATTTAACAGATAACGGATATGCTGAAGATTTAGATACTGCTGCTCCATCATTAGAACTTGATAACTCATCACAAGAATCAGAAGAAAGCAGTGGCACAGCAGAAAATGAAGTCATTGAAGAAAGTCTGGAAGAAGATACCAGCACAGTTATAGAAAATAATAATGAAGAAACAGAAAATTCTGCTCTTGATGATACAGCAGAAGCAGCACCATTTGAAGAGCCTGTTTTAGAGCCTGAACCAGTCATACAAAATGAAGAAGAAACTATTGAAACAGAAAACAATGAAGAAGTTTTAAATATTCCTGAAGCAGAAGAAAATAGTGCAGATAATGAAGATATATCATTAACAGAAGAAATATCAGAAGAAACTGCACCAGAAAATAATGAAGAAATAGAAATTCCTGATAATATTACAGCAGTTCATAACCCAGTATTGCCAGATATTGATGATGCTGCAGATATTTCAGATGAATATGTCATGCAGGACAATTTAGAAGAAATAGATGACATAAGCCAAAATGAAATGCTTGATGAATTTCCAGATTTTCCAGAAGTTGATGATATTTCAACTGATGAAATGCAGGATAGTCAAGATATAGAAAACATTCAGGCACAGGAAACAGAAAATATAGAAGAGCTTTCAGACGAAAACTCTATTAATGAAACAAGCAGTGAAGAAATGCAGGAAGTAAGTGATAATACCCCTGCAAAAACAGAAGAACAGGAAACATTACTTGTTGACGATGATGACTGGCTTTCAGATACACCATCTACACAGGAAGAAAATACTGCCGATATGCAGATGGAAGAAGCACATGTAGATTTATCAGAAGAAAGCTTGGCAGAAAATCAAGAAGCAGTAGAAGATAATGAATTAATTGATAATGCTTTGCAGGAAGAAGCTGCTGCAGCACCAGTGCAGGAAGAAACTGAAATACAGGAACAAGTTGAGCCTGAAGAAGCACCTGTAATGCTTGATGAAAATACAGCGGATGAAACTGCTGTGGAAGATGATATGCAGGATTTAGATATTCAGGAACAGTCTCAAGAAGATTTATCTGAAGAAAATGCTACAGATGAGCTTTCAGAAATGCCATCAGAAGAAGCATTTGATATAGAAAATGAAAAAACAGAAGAAGAAAACATTGCAGAAGAACCTGTTGAGCCATTAAGTGAAGAAACTATTGAAGAAAGTGCAGAAGATACATCTTTTGATATGCCAGAAGTTAAAGCAGAAGATGCCGCAGAAGTAAATGAAGATACAGCATTAGAAGAAACTTCTCTTTCAGTGCAGGAAGAAATGAAACAGGAGCCTGCAAATATTCAGCAGACAGAAGTTAAACAGGCTGAAGAATACAGCCCTGAAACATCTGGCAGGTTTGGCGGGATAACTGTTACTATCAGCAGAGATGAAATTATAGCAATGCTTGGAAATGCAATAGATAAACATTTTCTTGAAGAAGCAGTAAAAGAAGTTATTGCAGCTAATATGAAAGACATTGTTAGAAATATTGTGCCTGCAATAGCAGAAAAATATATTAAAGAAGAAATAGAAAGGTTAAAAAACGATGAGTAG
- a CDS encoding ribonuclease J, whose amino-acid sequence MKISVSSLGGVGEIGMNMYIYETDRYAVIVDCGVKFTKSDEIGVDLIIPDFSYIETIKYKKIMLIITHAHEDHIGAVPYLIKEYPDIAVVCGRYSWDILNKRLDEHNISVNQIYIEDFKSFEWGDFEITAYPISHSIHGTYAVMLKIAEEFKVVHISDYKIDSSPVTCTPFPLKEFISFGKDGIDLLMADSTNVIKNGFTKGEYQVTKGIEEVFKKASGRIFFTTFASNTERLQTVFNAAEKYGRKVALEGSSMIKHVDTARKHGRLSFNDDILISRKQVEKLDDNKICFIATGSQGEGVSVITKIAENDYSNIKVRKNDTFIFSSRIIPGNEHRLIYIMNNVYAKGGSVITADDLPIHVSGHAAKEDALLLLKILKPKYLVPIHGEVQHLVKHKKLAADYGMHDENIIFFLSGNKIIFENGSFKEMQEIPAGKRYVDLNTEEFLTSDGLKERKKLAINGAVVVVNSAENVENIKEDDIIIQLIGFSIEKEYINILKQSIIEYSQIEESGINQKIEFSEYTEQTVKRFFKKRFNRRPFISIINTHNGAV is encoded by the coding sequence ATGAAAATATCTGTTTCCAGCCTTGGCGGTGTCGGAGAGATAGGAATGAATATGTATATCTATGAAACAGATAGATATGCAGTAATTGTTGATTGCGGTGTTAAATTTACTAAAAGCGATGAAATAGGTGTTGACCTTATTATTCCAGACTTTTCCTATATAGAAACCATAAAATATAAAAAAATAATGCTGATAATAACTCATGCTCATGAAGACCATATCGGTGCAGTGCCTTATTTAATAAAAGAATATCCAGATATTGCAGTAGTCTGCGGCAGATATTCTTGGGATATACTTAATAAAAGGCTTGATGAACATAATATATCAGTTAATCAAATATATATAGAAGACTTTAAGTCTTTTGAATGGGGTGATTTTGAAATTACAGCATATCCCATAAGCCATTCAATACATGGCACTTATGCAGTTATGCTTAAAATTGCAGAAGAATTTAAAGTGGTGCATATATCAGATTATAAAATAGATTCATCCCCTGTTACATGCACACCTTTTCCATTAAAAGAGTTTATAAGTTTTGGAAAAGATGGCATAGATTTGCTGATGGCAGATTCTACCAATGTTATAAAAAACGGCTTTACTAAGGGGGAGTATCAGGTAACAAAAGGCATAGAAGAAGTATTTAAAAAAGCTTCTGGGCGGATATTTTTTACTACTTTTGCATCTAATACAGAAAGATTGCAGACAGTATTTAATGCGGCAGAAAAATATGGCAGAAAGGTTGCACTTGAAGGCTCTTCAATGATAAAACATGTAGATACAGCAAGAAAACACGGCAGGCTTTCTTTTAATGATGATATACTAATATCAAGAAAACAGGTAGAAAAACTTGATGATAATAAAATATGCTTTATAGCAACAGGCTCTCAGGGTGAAGGGGTAAGTGTAATAACAAAAATAGCAGAAAATGATTACTCAAATATAAAAGTAAGAAAAAACGATACTTTTATATTTTCATCAAGAATAATTCCGGGAAACGAACACAGACTTATTTATATTATGAATAATGTATATGCAAAAGGAGGCTCAGTAATAACAGCAGATGATTTGCCTATACATGTTTCAGGTCATGCGGCAAAAGAAGATGCTCTGCTTTTATTAAAAATTTTAAAGCCAAAATATTTAGTGCCAATCCATGGGGAAGTGCAGCATCTTGTAAAGCATAAAAAACTTGCAGCAGATTATGGAATGCATGATGAAAATATTATTTTCTTTTTATCAGGTAATAAGATAATCTTTGAAAATGGCAGTTTTAAGGAAATGCAGGAAATACCAGCAGGCAAAAGATATGTTGATTTAAATACAGAAGAGTTTTTAACTTCTGATGGATTAAAGGAAAGAAAAAAACTTGCAATTAATGGGGCAGTTGTGGTAGTTAATAGTGCAGAAAATGTAGAAAATATTAAAGAAGATGATATAATTATACAGCTAATTGGATTTTCTATTGAAAAAGAATATATAAATATATTAAAACAATCAATTATAGAATACAGTCAAATAGAAGAAAGTGGAATAAATCAGAAAATAGAATTCAGCGAATATACAGAACAGACTGTTAAAAGATTTTTTAAAAAGCGATTCAACAGGCGGCCGTTTATAAGCATAATAAATACACATAATGGAGCAGTATAA
- the queA gene encoding tRNA preQ1(34) S-adenosylmethionine ribosyltransferase-isomerase QueA, giving the protein MATKVDKFDYNLPKELIALYPASKRDKCRLMMVDTVNKSITNHIFSDIVNILDDTSFLVVNNTKVRNARLYAKKVTGGLSEIFVTDVIDNTHFKGLVRGKFKTGDKVISEGMYFTLLEKLQDGLWIIQAESDIEKIMYEKGHVPLPPYINRQDTQQDKTDYQTVYAKYTGSSAAPTAGLHFTNELLSALKNKGVEVIEITLDVGLGTFRPVKTEYMEDHEMHYERYYISEDAAERINLLKSKGKKLTAVGSTSVRALETASDDKGIIKAGESSSNIFIMEPYNFKTVDNMITNFHLPKSTLLAMVSVLGGYDLIMQAYHRAVQENYRFFSYGDAMYIKRK; this is encoded by the coding sequence ATGGCAACAAAAGTAGATAAATTTGATTATAATCTGCCAAAAGAGTTAATAGCACTCTATCCTGCTTCCAAGCGGGATAAGTGCAGGCTTATGATGGTAGATACAGTAAATAAAAGTATTACAAATCATATCTTTTCCGACATAGTGAATATTTTAGATGATACATCTTTTTTGGTTGTAAATAATACAAAAGTGAGAAATGCAAGGCTTTACGCAAAAAAAGTAACAGGCGGTTTATCAGAAATATTTGTTACTGATGTTATTGATAATACCCACTTTAAAGGTCTTGTCCGAGGTAAATTTAAGACGGGGGACAAAGTTATTTCAGAAGGTATGTATTTTACTCTGCTTGAAAAACTGCAGGACGGTTTATGGATTATTCAGGCAGAAAGCGATATAGAAAAGATTATGTATGAAAAAGGTCATGTGCCGCTTCCTCCGTATATTAACAGGCAGGATACACAGCAGGATAAAACAGATTATCAGACAGTATATGCAAAATACACAGGCTCATCAGCAGCACCAACTGCAGGTCTGCATTTTACTAATGAGCTGCTTTCAGCTTTAAAAAATAAAGGGGTGGAAGTCATTGAGATTACTCTTGATGTAGGTCTTGGAACTTTCAGACCAGTAAAGACAGAATATATGGAAGACCATGAAATGCACTATGAAAGGTATTATATATCAGAAGATGCAGCAGAAAGAATTAACTTATTAAAATCTAAAGGCAAAAAACTTACAGCAGTAGGCTCTACCAGTGTCCGAGCATTAGAAACTGCGTCAGATGATAAAGGTATAATAAAAGCAGGAGAAAGCAGCTCAAATATATTTATTATGGAGCCGTATAACTTTAAAACAGTTGATAATATGATAACCAATTTTCACCTGCCAAAATCTACTCTTTTAGCTATGGTATCAGTTCTTGGCGGCTATGATTTAATTATGCAGGCTTATCACAGGGCAGTGCAGGAAAATTACAGGTTTTTTAGCTACGGCGATGCTATGTATATAAAAAGAAAGTAA